From the genome of Papaver somniferum cultivar HN1 chromosome 2, ASM357369v1, whole genome shotgun sequence, one region includes:
- the LOC113346653 gene encoding CLK4-associating serine/arginine rich protein-like isoform X1: MWHEARRSEKKVHDLMDAARKRAQRRAVYLAKRRGDPQQSLLVVGSRCRTYRDDGLYQATQDQQGLIPWNGKQDVLIDRFDGRALLDFIRDSRNIRVQEKTEEEEELEEFVNFERYRDLIKHRRRGFTDEDGLHHANQEIEAKNAPYSSDRSNTALAPVSKGSYSQVGFSYGGDGKEEAGLLDSDEDEEDDEDDDDDDDFNSDDSNDEGMDKIAKEFGVKRYNWLVYKDKKAKEEEKRQKEVVKGDPAIRKLSRKERRKASQIERERERESARISGSRVVHHDPYRESRRSPTYEAYARSRRSRSRSRSPSYSRRYDRGGHSDNAHRSKSRAPKIEYITEFGGSGMDDQKLERVSPPPSPIFQADVLNRPSSGRILEALHVDPASAVSLDQEKESKILKTPVSTSAALAKLNKSASNAAALKAQQGEKKETPQERLKRIMSKQLNKQIKKDTAVETAKKREQERQRQEKLAETSRLSRRRYRSRSRSRSRSRSPPSSSRRHRRSSRSRSKSRSPRRQSRSKSRSPRRHYSRSHSHSRSRSPRVRSRSRY, translated from the exons ATGTGGCATGAAGCCAGGAGATCAGAGAAGAAAGTCCATGATCTCATGGATGCAGCAAGAAAACGAGCTCAGAGACGAGCAGTATATCTTGCTAAGAGACGTGGAGATCCTCAGCAATCTCTCCTTGTTGTTGGATCTCGTTGTCGTACCTATCGTGATGATGGACTCTATCAAGCTACTCAAGACCAACAAGGATT GATACCATGGAATGGAAAGCAAGATGTATTGATTGACAG ATTTGATGGTCGAGCACTTCTTGATTTTATACGAGATTCTCGAAATATTCGTGTTCAAGAGAAaactgaggaagaagaagaactagaagAGTTTGTAAATTTTGAGCGTTACCGGGATTTAATTAAACATCGCCGTAGAGGAT TTACTGATGAAGATGGTTTACATCATGCTAATCAAGAAATAGAAGCCAAGAATGCTCCATATTCATCCGACAG ATCAAATACTGCACTGGCTCCAGTAAGCAAGGGATCCTACTCACAGGTTGGATTTTCATATGGTGGGGATGGGAAGGAGGAAGCTGGTCTGTTGGATAgtgatgaagacgaagaggatgatgaagatgatgacgatgatgacgaCTTCAATAGTGATGATAGTAATGATGAAGGGATGGATAAAATTGCAAAGGAATTCGGAGTGAAGAGGTATAACTGGCTTGTTTACAAGGATAAAaaagccaaagaagaagagaaaagacaaAAGGAAGTTGTTAAAGGGGACCCTGCAATC AGAAAATTGAGTCGTAAGGAAAGAAGGAAGGCTTCTCAAATAGAAAGGGAGAGGGAAAGGGAAAGTGCACGTATAAGTGGATCTCGAGTAGTACATCATGATCCCTACCG GGAGTCACGACGAAGTCCTACTTATGAAGCTTATGCTCGTTCCAGAAG GAGCAGATCACGTTCACGTTCTCCATCTTACTCGAGGCGCTATGATCGCGGTGGGCATTCTGACAATGCACATCGAAGCAAATCAAGGGCGCCAAAAATAGAGTACATTACTGAGTTTGGTGGCTCTGGCATGGACGATCAGAAGCTGGAACGAGTTTCTCCACCACCGTCCCCCATATTTCAAGCTGATGTACTGAACCG GCCTTCATCTGGTCGTATACTAGAAGCATTGCATGTTGATCCTGCATCTGCTGTATCCCTTGATCAGGAAAAGGAAAGTAAAATCCTTAAAACACCAGTAAG CACATCAGCAGCACTAGCAAAACTAAATAAGTCAGCTAGTAACGCGGCGGCCCTAAAAGCACAGCAGGGTGAGAAAAAGGAAACACCACAAGAGCGCCTCAAACGGATAATGAGCAAACAACTGAATAAGCAAA TTAAAAAGGACACTGCTGTTGAGACAGCCAAGAAACGTGAACAGGAACGACAAAGGCAAGAAAAACTCGCTGAAACAAGCAGATTAAGCCGGCGTAGGTACCGCAGCCGTAGTAGAAGTAGGAGTCGATCCCGTTCTCCTCCAAG TAGTAGCAGAAGACATCGGCGCAGCAGCCGAAGTCGGAGTAAGAGCAGGAGCCCTAGAAGGCAAAGTCGGAGTAAGAGCAGGAGTCCTAGAAGGCATTATTCACGGTCACATTCTCATTCGCGTTCTCGGTCCCCAAG GGTGAGGAGCCGTTCCAGATACTGA
- the LOC113346653 gene encoding CLK4-associating serine/arginine rich protein-like isoform X2, with protein sequence MWHEARRSEKKVHDLMDAARKRAQRRAVYLAKRRGDPQQSLLVVGSRCRTYRDDGLYQATQDQQGLIPWNGKQDVLIDRFDGRALLDFIRDSRNIRVQEKTEEEEELEEFVNFERYRDLIKHRRRGFTDEDGLHHANQEIEAKNAPYSSDRSNTALAPVSKGSYSQVGFSYGGDGKEEAGLLDSDEDEEDDEDDDDDDDFNSDDSNDEGMDKIAKEFGVKRYNWLVYKDKKAKEEEKRQKEVVKGDPAIRKLSRKERRKASQIERERERESARISGSRVVHHDPYRESRRSPTYEAYARSRRSRSRSRSPSYSRRYDRGGHSDNAHRSKSRAPKIEYITEFGGSGMDDQKLERVSPPPSPIFQADVLNRPSSGRILEALHVDPASAVSLDQEKESKILKTPVSTSAALAKLNKSASNAAALKAQQGEKKETPQERLKRIMSKQLNKQIKKDTAVETAKKREQERQRQEKLAETSRLSRRRYRSRSRSRSRSRSPPSSRRHRRSSRSRSKSRSPRRQSRSKSRSPRRHYSRSHSHSRSRSPRVRSRSRY encoded by the exons ATGTGGCATGAAGCCAGGAGATCAGAGAAGAAAGTCCATGATCTCATGGATGCAGCAAGAAAACGAGCTCAGAGACGAGCAGTATATCTTGCTAAGAGACGTGGAGATCCTCAGCAATCTCTCCTTGTTGTTGGATCTCGTTGTCGTACCTATCGTGATGATGGACTCTATCAAGCTACTCAAGACCAACAAGGATT GATACCATGGAATGGAAAGCAAGATGTATTGATTGACAG ATTTGATGGTCGAGCACTTCTTGATTTTATACGAGATTCTCGAAATATTCGTGTTCAAGAGAAaactgaggaagaagaagaactagaagAGTTTGTAAATTTTGAGCGTTACCGGGATTTAATTAAACATCGCCGTAGAGGAT TTACTGATGAAGATGGTTTACATCATGCTAATCAAGAAATAGAAGCCAAGAATGCTCCATATTCATCCGACAG ATCAAATACTGCACTGGCTCCAGTAAGCAAGGGATCCTACTCACAGGTTGGATTTTCATATGGTGGGGATGGGAAGGAGGAAGCTGGTCTGTTGGATAgtgatgaagacgaagaggatgatgaagatgatgacgatgatgacgaCTTCAATAGTGATGATAGTAATGATGAAGGGATGGATAAAATTGCAAAGGAATTCGGAGTGAAGAGGTATAACTGGCTTGTTTACAAGGATAAAaaagccaaagaagaagagaaaagacaaAAGGAAGTTGTTAAAGGGGACCCTGCAATC AGAAAATTGAGTCGTAAGGAAAGAAGGAAGGCTTCTCAAATAGAAAGGGAGAGGGAAAGGGAAAGTGCACGTATAAGTGGATCTCGAGTAGTACATCATGATCCCTACCG GGAGTCACGACGAAGTCCTACTTATGAAGCTTATGCTCGTTCCAGAAG GAGCAGATCACGTTCACGTTCTCCATCTTACTCGAGGCGCTATGATCGCGGTGGGCATTCTGACAATGCACATCGAAGCAAATCAAGGGCGCCAAAAATAGAGTACATTACTGAGTTTGGTGGCTCTGGCATGGACGATCAGAAGCTGGAACGAGTTTCTCCACCACCGTCCCCCATATTTCAAGCTGATGTACTGAACCG GCCTTCATCTGGTCGTATACTAGAAGCATTGCATGTTGATCCTGCATCTGCTGTATCCCTTGATCAGGAAAAGGAAAGTAAAATCCTTAAAACACCAGTAAG CACATCAGCAGCACTAGCAAAACTAAATAAGTCAGCTAGTAACGCGGCGGCCCTAAAAGCACAGCAGGGTGAGAAAAAGGAAACACCACAAGAGCGCCTCAAACGGATAATGAGCAAACAACTGAATAAGCAAA TTAAAAAGGACACTGCTGTTGAGACAGCCAAGAAACGTGAACAGGAACGACAAAGGCAAGAAAAACTCGCTGAAACAAGCAGATTAAGCCGGCGTAGGTACCGCAGCCGTAGTAGAAGTAGGAGTCGATCCCGTTCTCCTCCAAG TAGCAGAAGACATCGGCGCAGCAGCCGAAGTCGGAGTAAGAGCAGGAGCCCTAGAAGGCAAAGTCGGAGTAAGAGCAGGAGTCCTAGAAGGCATTATTCACGGTCACATTCTCATTCGCGTTCTCGGTCCCCAAG GGTGAGGAGCCGTTCCAGATACTGA
- the LOC113346653 gene encoding CLK4-associating serine/arginine rich protein-like isoform X3: MWHEARRSEKKVHDLMDAARKRAQRRAVYLAKRRGDPQQSLLVVGSRCRTYRDDGLYQATQDQQGLIPWNGKQDVLIDRFDGRALLDFIRDSRNIRVQEKTEEEEELEEFVNFERYRDLIKHRRRGFTDEDGLHHANQEIEAKNAPYSSDRSNTALAPVSKGSYSQVGFSYGGDGKEEAGLLDSDEDEEDDEDDDDDDDFNSDDSNDEGMDKIAKEFGVKRYNWLVYKDKKAKEEEKRQKEVVKGDPAIRKLSRKERRKASQIERERERESARISGSRVVHHDPYRESRRSPTYEAYARSRRSRSRSPSYSRRYDRGGHSDNAHRSKSRAPKIEYITEFGGSGMDDQKLERVSPPPSPIFQADVLNRPSSGRILEALHVDPASAVSLDQEKESKILKTPVSTSAALAKLNKSASNAAALKAQQGEKKETPQERLKRIMSKQLNKQIKKDTAVETAKKREQERQRQEKLAETSRLSRRRYRSRSRSRSRSRSPPSSSRRHRRSSRSRSKSRSPRRQSRSKSRSPRRHYSRSHSHSRSRSPRVRSRSRY, translated from the exons ATGTGGCATGAAGCCAGGAGATCAGAGAAGAAAGTCCATGATCTCATGGATGCAGCAAGAAAACGAGCTCAGAGACGAGCAGTATATCTTGCTAAGAGACGTGGAGATCCTCAGCAATCTCTCCTTGTTGTTGGATCTCGTTGTCGTACCTATCGTGATGATGGACTCTATCAAGCTACTCAAGACCAACAAGGATT GATACCATGGAATGGAAAGCAAGATGTATTGATTGACAG ATTTGATGGTCGAGCACTTCTTGATTTTATACGAGATTCTCGAAATATTCGTGTTCAAGAGAAaactgaggaagaagaagaactagaagAGTTTGTAAATTTTGAGCGTTACCGGGATTTAATTAAACATCGCCGTAGAGGAT TTACTGATGAAGATGGTTTACATCATGCTAATCAAGAAATAGAAGCCAAGAATGCTCCATATTCATCCGACAG ATCAAATACTGCACTGGCTCCAGTAAGCAAGGGATCCTACTCACAGGTTGGATTTTCATATGGTGGGGATGGGAAGGAGGAAGCTGGTCTGTTGGATAgtgatgaagacgaagaggatgatgaagatgatgacgatgatgacgaCTTCAATAGTGATGATAGTAATGATGAAGGGATGGATAAAATTGCAAAGGAATTCGGAGTGAAGAGGTATAACTGGCTTGTTTACAAGGATAAAaaagccaaagaagaagagaaaagacaaAAGGAAGTTGTTAAAGGGGACCCTGCAATC AGAAAATTGAGTCGTAAGGAAAGAAGGAAGGCTTCTCAAATAGAAAGGGAGAGGGAAAGGGAAAGTGCACGTATAAGTGGATCTCGAGTAGTACATCATGATCCCTACCG GGAGTCACGACGAAGTCCTACTTATGAAGCTTATGCTCGTTCCAGAAG ATCACGTTCACGTTCTCCATCTTACTCGAGGCGCTATGATCGCGGTGGGCATTCTGACAATGCACATCGAAGCAAATCAAGGGCGCCAAAAATAGAGTACATTACTGAGTTTGGTGGCTCTGGCATGGACGATCAGAAGCTGGAACGAGTTTCTCCACCACCGTCCCCCATATTTCAAGCTGATGTACTGAACCG GCCTTCATCTGGTCGTATACTAGAAGCATTGCATGTTGATCCTGCATCTGCTGTATCCCTTGATCAGGAAAAGGAAAGTAAAATCCTTAAAACACCAGTAAG CACATCAGCAGCACTAGCAAAACTAAATAAGTCAGCTAGTAACGCGGCGGCCCTAAAAGCACAGCAGGGTGAGAAAAAGGAAACACCACAAGAGCGCCTCAAACGGATAATGAGCAAACAACTGAATAAGCAAA TTAAAAAGGACACTGCTGTTGAGACAGCCAAGAAACGTGAACAGGAACGACAAAGGCAAGAAAAACTCGCTGAAACAAGCAGATTAAGCCGGCGTAGGTACCGCAGCCGTAGTAGAAGTAGGAGTCGATCCCGTTCTCCTCCAAG TAGTAGCAGAAGACATCGGCGCAGCAGCCGAAGTCGGAGTAAGAGCAGGAGCCCTAGAAGGCAAAGTCGGAGTAAGAGCAGGAGTCCTAGAAGGCATTATTCACGGTCACATTCTCATTCGCGTTCTCGGTCCCCAAG GGTGAGGAGCCGTTCCAGATACTGA
- the LOC113352917 gene encoding uncharacterized protein LOC113352917, producing MVDVERRMMGLNKAHVAGLRRLSARAAAPSPTKTTGSNRKSLLSFTSLADKVISHLLTSNVTVLPGLTDTEFARTEAEFGFVFPPDLKAILSAGLPVGPGFPDWRSTGSSRLHLRSLLDLPIASISLQVARNTLWPKSWGSKPLEAGNAMRIARNSLKKAPLLIPIFNHCYIPCNPCLAGNPIFFVDESSVFCCGSDLSDFFEREAVFCYDDHQTHVTKRISSSSNESNIVQDNEFSFNTVRRSLDYSGNSQKKSGRWVEFWSDIVIDRRRRQRRNSSFSSLSSNSSLSSNSSTSPDRFLQEPKSQPKWVDEYLDGIGSILRESGWNEPDVTEIINQPASGFLEGSEGDGESVLLDSQSVYDALLLEADRLSDSLRRAGWSSEEVTDVLGFDFRPGKVQKPVLKLSPEQIEKIGKLAESVSCS from the coding sequence ATGGTTGACGTCGAAAGAAGAATGATGGGTTTGAACAAAGCCCATGTAGCCGGTCTTCGCCGTCTATCTGCTCGAGCAGCCGCTCCATCTCCAACCAAAACCACCGGTTCCAATCGAAAAAGTCTTCTTTCTTTCACTTCCTTGGCTGATAAAGTCATCTCTCATCTCCTTACCTCAAACGTAACTGTTTTACCTGGTCTCACAGACACTGAATTCGCTCGTACTGAAGCTGAATTCGGGTTTGTTTTTCCTCCTGATCTCAAAGCCATCCTTTCAGCTGGTTTACCAGTCGGCCCCGGCTTTCCTGATTGGCGTAGTACCGGTTCTTCAAGACTCCATCTCCGATCACTACTTGATTTACCCATTGCTTCTATATCATTACAAGTTGCTCGTAACACTCTTTGGCCAAAGTCCTGGGGATCAAAACCCTTAGAGGCCGGAAATGCGATGCGAATAGCTAGAAATTCATTGAAAAAAGCTCCTCTTTTGATTCCTATCTTTAACCACTGTTATATTCCTTGTAATCCTTGTTTAGCTGGTAACCCAATTTTCTTTGTTGATGAAAGTTCTGTTTTTTGTTGCGGGTCTGATCTTTCTGATTTTTTCGAACGCGAAGCTGTGTTTTGTTACGATGATCATCAAACCCATGTTACTAAAAGAATATCATCATCAAGCAACGAAAGCAACATTGTACAAGACAATGAGTTCTCGTTCAACACCGTCAGAAGAAGTTTGGATTACAGTGGGAATTCACAAAAGAAATCAGGAAGATGGGTTGAATTCTGGAGTGATATAGTTATTGATCGGCGTAGACGACAAAGAAGAAATTCTTCATTTTCATCATTATCATCGAATTCATCGTTATCATCAAATTCATCAACATCACCAGACCGTTTTCTTCAGGAACCCAAATCACAACCGAAATGGGTAGACGAATATTTGGACGGAATCGGTTCGATTTTACGAGAAAGCGGTTGGAATGAACCTGATGTAACTGAGATTATAAATCAACCGGCTTCTGGTTTTCTTGAAGGTAGCGAAGGAGACGGAGAATCGGTTCTATTAGACAGTCAATCGGTTTATGATGCTTTGCTTTTGGAAGCGGATCGGCTATCCGATTCACTCAGACGAGCTGGTTGGAGTTCAGAAGAAGTTACTGACGTTTTGGGGTTTGATTTTAGACCCGGAAAGGTTCAAAAACCGGTTCTAAAATTATCTCCTGAACAAATCGAGAAAATCGGGAAACTTGCTGAATCGGTTTCTTGTTCTTGA
- the LOC113346654 gene encoding zeaxanthin epoxidase, chloroplastic-like — protein sequence MSSTVIYSTNNPSVTIFSRTHLPKQTSRAFSEEISPCLHHNYLFRSKPIETKKRKPLTPVAVVAAPNKEAVNSDSGIDQSKKKLKILIAGGGIGGLVLALAALRKGFSVLVFERDVSAIRGEGQYRGPIQIQSNALAALEAIDLDVAEEIMKVGCITGQRINGLVDGISGSWYIKFDTFTPAVQRGLPVTRVISRMTLQQILAKAVGPDSIINESNVVDFEDDGNKVTAVLENGQRYEGDLLVGADGIGSKVRKNLFGPKEAQYSGYTCYTGICDFVPADIESVGYRVFLGHKQYFVSSDVGGGKMQWYAFYNEPAGGTDAPNAKKERLLKIFGSWCDNVVDLLNATDEEAILRRDIFDRLPIFTWGKGRVTLLGDSVHAMQPNLGQGGCMAIEDSYQLAVELDKAWKESVDSGSPVDVFSALKRYEKERRLRVAIIYGMARMAAIMASTYKPYLGVGLGPLSFITKFRIPHPGRVGGRFFIDIGMPLMLSWVLGGNSEKLKGRSLACRLSDKANDNLRRWFQDDDALERALSGEWFLFPSDDNLDGSAQPIHLSRDENTPCVIGNTSHPNFAGSSITIPSPQVSSMHARISCKDGFFYITDLRSEHGTWITDIEGRRYRVPPNFPSRFRPSDVIEFGSDQKAAFRVKVLAAPTNIPKEEETPLLNAV from the exons ATGTCTTCAACAGTAATTTACAGTACAAATAATCCATCAGTGACAATATTTTCAAGAACCCATCTTCCAAAACAAACATCAAGAGCTTTCTCAGAAGAAATTTCACCATGTCTGCACCATAATTACTTATTTAGAAGCAAACCCATTGAAACCAAGAAGAGAAAACCACTTACACCAGTTGCAGTAGTAGCAGCTCCTAATAAAGAAGCTGTTAATAGTGATAGTGGGATTGATCAGTCCAAAAAGAAGCTTAAGATTTTAATTGCTGGTGGTGGAATTGGTGGATTAGTTTTAGCTTTAGCTGCTCTGAGGAAAGGATTTAGTGTTTTAGTATTTGAAAGAGATGTGAGTGCTATAAGAGGTGAAGGTCAATATAGAGGTCCAATTCAGATACAGAGTAATGCATTAGCTGCTTTAGAAGCTATTGATCTTGATGTCGCTGAAGAAATTATGAAAGTTGGCTGTATTACTGGCCAAAGAATTAATGGATTGGTTGATGGGATTTCTGGTTCCTG GTATATCAAGTTTGATACGTTTACACCTGCGGTGCAACGAGGGCTTCCAGTCACAAGGGTTATTAGTCGAATGACTTTGCAACAAATTTTGGCGAAGGCAGTTGGACCGGATTCAATTATTAATGAAAGCAATGTTGTTGATTTTGAGGATGATGGTAACAAG GTTACTGCAGTACTTGAGAATGGACAGCGTTATGAAGGTGATCTTCTGGTTGGAGCTGATGGTATTGGGTCAAAG GTGAGGAAGAATTTGTTTGGGCCTAAGGAAGCACAATACTCCGGTTATACATGTTATACAGGAATTTGCGATTTTGTTCCTGCAGATATTGAAAGTGTTGG GTACCGAGTATTTTTGGGTCACAAACAATACTTTGTGTCTTCGGATGTGGGTGGTGGGAAGATGCAGTGGTATGCATTTTATAATGAGCCAGCTGGTGGAACTGATGCTCCAAATG CTAAAAAGGAGCGTTTGCTTAAGATATTTGGGAGTTGGTGTGATAATGTTGTCGACTTGCTAAATGCCACAGATGAAGAGGCCATTCTTCGTCGTGACATATTTGATCGCCTTCCTATTTTTACATGGGGAAAGGGTCGTGTTACCTTGCTTGGAGATTCTGTTCATGCTATGCAGCCTAACTTGGGTCAAGGTGGATGCATGGCTATTGAG gATAGTTACCAACTTGCTGTAGAGCTTGACAAAGCATGGAAAGAAAGTGTAGATTCCGGAAGCCCTGTTGATGTTTTTTCTGCTTTGAAGCG ATATGAGAAAGAAAGAAGACTACGTGTTGCAATTATTTATGGAATGGCAAGAATGGCTGCAATAATGGCGTCCACTTATAAACCATACCTGGGTGTAGGACTTGGGCCACTGTCG TTTATAACGAAGTTCAGGATACCACACCCAGGAAGAGTCGGTGGGAGATTTTTTATTGACATAGGCATGCCTCTAATGCTAAGCTGGGTCTTGGGTGGTAACAG TGAAAAACTCAAAGGAAGGTCTCTAGCCTGCCGCCTCTCAGACAAA GCAAATGATAATCTACGAAGATGGTTTCAAGATGATGATGCGCTGGAGCGTGCCCTAAGTGGAGA GTGGTTTCTTTTCCCATCAGACGATAACCTTGATGGTTCTGCACAACCTATACATTTGAGTAGAGATGAAAACACGCCATGTGTTATCGG GAATACTTCACATCCCAACTTTGCAGGATCTTCCATAACAATACCTTCACCTCAG GTATCCAGTATGCATGCTCGTATAAGCTGCAAGGATGGGTTTTTCTATATTACTGATTTGCGGAGTGAACACGGCACCTGGATCACAGA TATTGAGGGAAGGCGTTATCGCGTGCCTCCAAATTTCCCTTCAAGATTCCGTCCGTCCGACGTAATTGAGTTTGGTTCTGACCAGAAG GCTGCCTTTCGAGTAAAGGTGCTGGCAGCTCCTACAAATATTCCAAAGGAAGAAGAAACTCCACTCCTTAACGCCGTATGA